Proteins from one Humidesulfovibrio mexicanus genomic window:
- the panD gene encoding aspartate 1-decarboxylase, translated as MIKMIRAKLHGIRVTDSNLNYRGSITLDPVLCRKAGIYPLEYVYIWNKTNGERTSTYVIYGEPGSGCCVLNGASARRCQIGDEVIIGASLYVNTPDDICAVKPTVLIFGDGNKVIDVLKYDAHKDDAGDFHFSMVPAE; from the coding sequence ATGATCAAGATGATCCGCGCAAAGCTGCACGGAATCCGTGTGACCGACAGTAACCTCAACTACAGAGGCTCCATAACACTTGACCCTGTCTTGTGCAGAAAAGCTGGCATTTACCCTCTCGAATACGTGTACATTTGGAACAAGACGAATGGAGAGCGAACCTCAACATACGTCATCTACGGTGAGCCAGGATCAGGATGTTGTGTTCTTAACGGTGCTTCGGCCCGCCGTTGCCAAATCGGCGACGAAGTGATCATCGGCGCATCGTTGTATGTCAACACGCCTGACGACATATGCGCCGTCAAGCCAACCGTCCTCATCTTCGGCGATGGCAACAAGGTTATCGATGTTCTCAAGTATGATGCTCACAAGGATGATGCTGGCGATTTCCACTTCAGCATGGTGCCAGCAGAATAG
- a CDS encoding 4'-phosphopantetheinyl transferase family protein has translation MLLDNTISIYTSTIASGVTFPRTAGGAQHDTGWDYPAWVVLSVEERQRMSRFVRFDDALLYCAAHSLKRQALSLHFPAIAPSEWRFSHEGNGKPVIANAVASDTIHFSLSHSWPVAAVAISRVRPCGVDVETEAGAPKNLDGMDAALHPAEQACLRDATDKRSCFLDLWTRKEAAAKALGCGLAWEFSSFHVCPRCGCVLCADGSPASVCARSVPFRPGVSLAVGWIGLVNDVLDIQTRCADANMLAPRPTGTRRPRPANGGPNGRSFAEAMERRQ, from the coding sequence ATGCTTTTGGACAACACAATCTCCATCTACACCAGCACAATTGCTTCTGGTGTCACATTCCCTAGGACTGCAGGCGGAGCACAGCACGACACGGGCTGGGATTACCCAGCGTGGGTTGTGCTCTCCGTAGAGGAGCGGCAGCGCATGTCACGGTTCGTGCGGTTTGATGACGCCTTGCTGTATTGTGCGGCCCATTCATTGAAGCGGCAGGCCCTTAGCCTACACTTCCCCGCGATCGCGCCGAGTGAATGGAGATTCTCCCACGAGGGAAACGGCAAGCCCGTGATCGCCAACGCGGTGGCCAGCGACACAATTCATTTCAGCCTTTCGCACTCCTGGCCGGTGGCGGCCGTAGCCATCTCGCGCGTCCGTCCATGCGGTGTGGACGTGGAAACTGAGGCGGGCGCACCGAAGAACCTGGACGGCATGGACGCAGCGCTCCACCCTGCGGAACAGGCCTGCCTGCGGGACGCAACAGACAAGCGCAGCTGCTTTCTGGATCTCTGGACGCGCAAGGAGGCCGCTGCAAAGGCTCTGGGCTGCGGTCTGGCGTGGGAGTTCAGCAGCTTTCATGTCTGCCCGCGCTGTGGATGCGTCCTGTGCGCTGACGGTTCCCCCGCCTCTGTCTGCGCACGGAGCGTTCCGTTCAGACCAGGCGTCTCCCTGGCCGTTGGCTGGATCGGGCTGGTCAATGATGTCCTGGACATCCAGACGCGCTGCGCCGACGCAAATATGCTGGCACCCCGCCCCACCGGCACACGGAGGCCCCGTCCTGCCAACGGCGGGCCGAACGGGCGATCATTCGCCGAAGCAATGGAGCGCCGCCAGTGA
- a CDS encoding non-ribosomal peptide synthetase has protein sequence MSATHNSLLNNGHDTSSSAARAGETMLTRFQRMVERHADTEACLFGGKCLSYRDLDRISGVLAAKLIDLGLCQHRPVGVLLERSPEVVTAFMAAAKAGVPYVPLAPDWPEHRSRGILDGCGAGLVLTHPLDLPRRTGFCGLPTLPVDVNTPDEARSLAPPSTPDQELVLYVLHTSGSTGTPKGVMVSHANVLHFAANFCPESLRPGAKVAFCAALTFDATVFEVWGSLLNGCTIIGGDTEDILDAARLRSFLGRNAVDSMFLATAAFNALALQNPSVFAPLEALFMGGEKPNLEIVQSVLAADPPKCFHHCYGPTETTVIITRDMVRAVPPDGSHLSVGHAIGEAFVRIHDGQGRALPAGETGEVVLGGPTVAMGYKNDDALTAQAFVADHEHSGQRLYRTGDMGRLDDEGRLTILGRLDDQIKISGYRVSLGEICSVIEQAPQVAMAHVAVPSGFHEPVAYVAPKPESGLTETSLREFLAARLPRYMLPVCIVLLSEMPVNANGKVDRQRLPTPPLLLAPNQDQGTVLGLFQRILGDGGFRKTDSFLAHGGTSLKAAALITVIRDATGVLVPLDLFYSSRTAESVELFVSVADASKTSAPAATSYDEVDI, from the coding sequence ATGAGCGCCACACACAACAGCCTTCTCAACAACGGACACGACACGTCTTCGTCCGCAGCCCGCGCAGGCGAGACCATGCTGACGCGTTTTCAACGCATGGTGGAACGCCACGCAGACACAGAGGCCTGCCTGTTTGGCGGAAAATGCCTGAGCTACCGGGATCTGGACCGGATTTCCGGCGTCCTTGCGGCCAAGCTGATCGATCTTGGGCTTTGCCAGCACCGTCCGGTGGGTGTGCTGCTCGAACGGTCACCAGAGGTGGTGACAGCCTTTATGGCCGCAGCCAAGGCCGGGGTACCCTATGTCCCCCTGGCTCCGGACTGGCCCGAGCACCGCAGCCGCGGCATCCTTGACGGATGCGGAGCTGGCCTTGTGCTGACCCACCCCTTGGACCTGCCTCGACGGACTGGCTTTTGCGGTCTGCCCACCCTGCCCGTGGACGTGAACACGCCGGACGAAGCCCGGTCGCTCGCGCCCCCTTCTACGCCGGACCAGGAGCTTGTGCTCTACGTGCTGCACACGTCCGGGTCCACGGGAACGCCCAAGGGCGTCATGGTCAGCCACGCCAACGTGCTGCACTTCGCGGCCAACTTCTGCCCGGAATCGCTTCGGCCTGGGGCCAAGGTGGCCTTCTGCGCCGCGCTCACCTTCGACGCCACGGTGTTCGAGGTTTGGGGCAGCCTGCTGAACGGCTGCACCATCATCGGTGGAGACACCGAGGACATCCTGGACGCGGCCCGTCTGCGGTCCTTCCTTGGGCGAAACGCCGTCGACTCCATGTTCCTGGCCACGGCAGCGTTCAACGCGCTGGCTCTGCAGAACCCGTCCGTATTCGCCCCGCTAGAGGCCCTGTTCATGGGAGGAGAGAAGCCCAACCTTGAGATCGTGCAAAGCGTGCTGGCGGCAGACCCGCCAAAATGCTTCCACCACTGCTACGGCCCTACGGAGACCACTGTAATCATCACCAGGGATATGGTGCGCGCGGTTCCGCCCGATGGTTCGCACCTGTCCGTGGGCCACGCAATCGGGGAAGCCTTCGTGCGCATCCACGATGGGCAGGGCCGGGCACTGCCTGCTGGCGAAACCGGCGAGGTGGTGCTGGGCGGGCCGACTGTGGCCATGGGCTACAAGAACGACGACGCCCTGACGGCCCAAGCGTTCGTCGCGGACCACGAACACTCCGGCCAAAGGCTCTATCGAACGGGCGACATGGGCAGACTCGACGACGAGGGGCGGCTGACCATCCTCGGCAGGCTCGACGACCAGATCAAAATCTCCGGCTACAGGGTCAGTCTCGGGGAGATATGCTCCGTCATCGAGCAGGCGCCCCAGGTGGCCATGGCCCATGTGGCGGTGCCGTCCGGGTTCCACGAGCCGGTGGCCTACGTGGCGCCAAAGCCGGAAAGCGGGCTGACGGAGACCTCCCTGCGCGAATTCCTGGCCGCACGGTTGCCTCGCTACATGCTCCCCGTGTGCATCGTCCTGCTCTCGGAAATGCCGGTCAACGCCAACGGCAAGGTGGACAGGCAACGCCTGCCGACCCCGCCGCTCCTTCTGGCCCCGAACCAAGACCAAGGCACGGTGCTGGGCCTGTTCCAGCGAATCTTGGGCGATGGCGGATTCCGGAAAACGGATTCCTTCCTGGCCCATGGAGGCACGTCGCTCAAAGCAGCCGCCCTCATCACGGTCATCCGGGACGCCACAGGCGTTCTGGTGCCTCTGGACCTGTTCTACTCGTCCCGCACAGCCGAAAGCGTCGAGCTGTTCGTCTCCGTGGCCGATGCGTCCAAAACCTCGGCCCCTGCTGCCACCTCTTACGACGAAGTGGACATCTGA